Proteins encoded in a region of the Canis lupus dingo isolate Sandy chromosome 17, ASM325472v2, whole genome shotgun sequence genome:
- the RDH14 gene encoding retinol dehydrogenase 14 isoform X2, translating into MAVAAVAALLAALSGVLWLAARRFVGPGVQQLHGGGDSGLMHGKTVLITGANSGLGRATAAALLRLGARVIMGCRDRARAEEAAGQLRRELRQAGGREPGSDVGAAGELVVRELDLASLRSVRAFCQEEEPRLDVLINNAGIFQCPYMKTEDGFEMQFGVNHLGHFLLTNLLLGLLKNSAPSRIVVVSSKLYKYGDINFEDLNSEQSYNKSFCYSRSKLANILFTRELARRLEGTNVTVNVLHPGIVRTNLGRHIHIPLLVRPLFNLVSWAFFKTPVEGAQTSVYLASSPEVEGVSGKYFGDCKEEELLPKAMDESVARKLWDISEVMVGILK; encoded by the exons ATGGCCGTGGCCGCGGTAGCGGCACTCCTGGCCGCACTGAGCGGGGTCCTGTGGCTGGCGGCCCGGCGGTTCGTGGGGCCCGGCGTCCAGCAGCTGCACGGAGGCGGGGACTCGGGCCTCATGCACGGGAAGACCGTGCTGATCACCGGGGCGAACAGCGGCCTGGGCCGCGCCACCGCCGCCGCGCTGCTGCGCCTGGGCGCGCGGGTGATCATGGGCTGCCGCGACCGCGCGCGCGCCGAGGAGGCGGCGGGGCAGCTCCGCCGCGAGCTGCGCCAGGCCGGGGGCCGCGAGCCGGGCTCTGACGTCGGCGCGGCCGGCGAGCTCGTCGTCCGGGAGCTGGACCTCGCCTCGCTGCGCTCGGTGCGCGCCTTCTGTCAGGAG GAAGAACCTAGACTGGACGTCTTAATCAACAACGCAGGGATCTTCCAGTGCCCTTACATGAAGACTGAAGATGGGTTTGAGATGCAGTTTGGAGTGAACCATCTGGGGCACTTTCTACTCACCAATCTTCTCCTTGGACTCCTCAAAAATTCAGCTCCTAGCAGGATTGTGGTAGTTTCTTCCAAACTTTATAAATATGGAGACATCAACTTTGAAGACTTGAACAGTGAACAGAGCTATAATAAAAGCTTTTGTTATAGTCGGAGCAAACTGGCTAACATTCTTTTTACCAGAGAACTAGCCCGCCGCTTAGAAGGCACAAACGTTACTGTCAACGTATTACATCCTGGTATTGTGCGGACAAATCTTGGCAGGCACATACACATTCCTCTGTTGGTCAGACCACTTTTCAATTTGGTGTCCTGGGCTTTTTTCAAAACCCCAGTAGAAGGCGCCCAGACTTCAGTTTATCTAGCCTCTTCACCTGAGGTAGAGGGTGTGTCAGGAAAGTACTTTGGCGATTGTAAGGAGGAAGAGCTATTGCCGAAAGCTATGGATGAGTCTGTTGCTAGAAAACTCTGGGATATCAGCGAAGTCATGGTTGGCATATTAAAATAG
- the RDH14 gene encoding retinol dehydrogenase 14 isoform X3 yields the protein MAVAAVAALLAALSGVLWLAARRFVGPGVQQLHGGGDSGLMHGKTVLITGANSGLGRATAAALLRLGARVIMGCRDRARAEEAAGQLRRELRQAGGREPGSDVGAAGELVVRELDLASLRSEEPRLDVLINNAGIFQCPYMKTEDGFEMQFGVNHLGHFLLTNLLLGLLKNSAPSRIVVVSSKLYKYGDINFEDLNSEQSYNKSFCYSRSKLANILFTRELARRLEGTNVTVNVLHPGIVRTNLGRHIHIPLLVRPLFNLVSWAFFKTPVEGAQTSVYLASSPEVEGVSGKYFGDCKEEELLPKAMDESVARKLWDISEVMVGILK from the exons ATGGCCGTGGCCGCGGTAGCGGCACTCCTGGCCGCACTGAGCGGGGTCCTGTGGCTGGCGGCCCGGCGGTTCGTGGGGCCCGGCGTCCAGCAGCTGCACGGAGGCGGGGACTCGGGCCTCATGCACGGGAAGACCGTGCTGATCACCGGGGCGAACAGCGGCCTGGGCCGCGCCACCGCCGCCGCGCTGCTGCGCCTGGGCGCGCGGGTGATCATGGGCTGCCGCGACCGCGCGCGCGCCGAGGAGGCGGCGGGGCAGCTCCGCCGCGAGCTGCGCCAGGCCGGGGGCCGCGAGCCGGGCTCTGACGTCGGCGCGGCCGGCGAGCTCGTCGTCCGGGAGCTGGACCTCGCCTCGCTGCGCTCG GAAGAACCTAGACTGGACGTCTTAATCAACAACGCAGGGATCTTCCAGTGCCCTTACATGAAGACTGAAGATGGGTTTGAGATGCAGTTTGGAGTGAACCATCTGGGGCACTTTCTACTCACCAATCTTCTCCTTGGACTCCTCAAAAATTCAGCTCCTAGCAGGATTGTGGTAGTTTCTTCCAAACTTTATAAATATGGAGACATCAACTTTGAAGACTTGAACAGTGAACAGAGCTATAATAAAAGCTTTTGTTATAGTCGGAGCAAACTGGCTAACATTCTTTTTACCAGAGAACTAGCCCGCCGCTTAGAAGGCACAAACGTTACTGTCAACGTATTACATCCTGGTATTGTGCGGACAAATCTTGGCAGGCACATACACATTCCTCTGTTGGTCAGACCACTTTTCAATTTGGTGTCCTGGGCTTTTTTCAAAACCCCAGTAGAAGGCGCCCAGACTTCAGTTTATCTAGCCTCTTCACCTGAGGTAGAGGGTGTGTCAGGAAAGTACTTTGGCGATTGTAAGGAGGAAGAGCTATTGCCGAAAGCTATGGATGAGTCTGTTGCTAGAAAACTCTGGGATATCAGCGAAGTCATGGTTGGCATATTAAAATAG
- the RDH14 gene encoding retinol dehydrogenase 14 isoform X1, with the protein MAVAAVAALLAALSGVLWLAARRFVGPGVQQLHGGGDSGLMHGKTVLITGANSGLGRATAAALLRLGARVIMGCRDRARAEEAAGQLRRELRQAGGREPGSDVGAAGELVVRELDLASLRSVRAFCQEVLQEEPRLDVLINNAGIFQCPYMKTEDGFEMQFGVNHLGHFLLTNLLLGLLKNSAPSRIVVVSSKLYKYGDINFEDLNSEQSYNKSFCYSRSKLANILFTRELARRLEGTNVTVNVLHPGIVRTNLGRHIHIPLLVRPLFNLVSWAFFKTPVEGAQTSVYLASSPEVEGVSGKYFGDCKEEELLPKAMDESVARKLWDISEVMVGILK; encoded by the exons ATGGCCGTGGCCGCGGTAGCGGCACTCCTGGCCGCACTGAGCGGGGTCCTGTGGCTGGCGGCCCGGCGGTTCGTGGGGCCCGGCGTCCAGCAGCTGCACGGAGGCGGGGACTCGGGCCTCATGCACGGGAAGACCGTGCTGATCACCGGGGCGAACAGCGGCCTGGGCCGCGCCACCGCCGCCGCGCTGCTGCGCCTGGGCGCGCGGGTGATCATGGGCTGCCGCGACCGCGCGCGCGCCGAGGAGGCGGCGGGGCAGCTCCGCCGCGAGCTGCGCCAGGCCGGGGGCCGCGAGCCGGGCTCTGACGTCGGCGCGGCCGGCGAGCTCGTCGTCCGGGAGCTGGACCTCGCCTCGCTGCGCTCGGTGCGCGCCTTCTGTCAGGAGGTGCTCCAG GAAGAACCTAGACTGGACGTCTTAATCAACAACGCAGGGATCTTCCAGTGCCCTTACATGAAGACTGAAGATGGGTTTGAGATGCAGTTTGGAGTGAACCATCTGGGGCACTTTCTACTCACCAATCTTCTCCTTGGACTCCTCAAAAATTCAGCTCCTAGCAGGATTGTGGTAGTTTCTTCCAAACTTTATAAATATGGAGACATCAACTTTGAAGACTTGAACAGTGAACAGAGCTATAATAAAAGCTTTTGTTATAGTCGGAGCAAACTGGCTAACATTCTTTTTACCAGAGAACTAGCCCGCCGCTTAGAAGGCACAAACGTTACTGTCAACGTATTACATCCTGGTATTGTGCGGACAAATCTTGGCAGGCACATACACATTCCTCTGTTGGTCAGACCACTTTTCAATTTGGTGTCCTGGGCTTTTTTCAAAACCCCAGTAGAAGGCGCCCAGACTTCAGTTTATCTAGCCTCTTCACCTGAGGTAGAGGGTGTGTCAGGAAAGTACTTTGGCGATTGTAAGGAGGAAGAGCTATTGCCGAAAGCTATGGATGAGTCTGTTGCTAGAAAACTCTGGGATATCAGCGAAGTCATGGTTGGCATATTAAAATAG